From a region of the Butyrivibrio sp. AE3004 genome:
- a CDS encoding response regulator codes for MNKKILIVDDSDIERMYLKELTRRIDNVKAEEAKGFADAIKKLEAEKYDLIIVDYYLLDGQGDELMKMIISGNPSGNADTNAIVLGRESDFEKSFLKDSGFSNYIEKPVEFNMLQAAISMYA; via the coding sequence GTGAATAAAAAAATACTTATTGTTGATGATTCCGACATAGAAAGAATGTATCTTAAAGAGCTTACCCGTCGAATAGATAACGTGAAAGCAGAAGAAGCGAAGGGCTTTGCGGATGCAATAAAAAAGCTGGAAGCTGAAAAATATGACCTTATTATTGTTGACTATTATCTGCTGGATGGGCAGGGTGACGAACTGATGAAGATGATAATCAGTGGGAATCCTTCGGGTAATGCCGACACTAACGCTATTGTGCTCGGAAGAGAGAGCGATTTTGAAAAAAGCTTTTTAAAAGACAGCGGTTTTTCAAATTATATTGAGAAGCCTGTCGAATTCAATATGTTACAGGCTGCAATCAGTATGTATGCCTGA